In Cellvibrio polysaccharolyticus, a genomic segment contains:
- a CDS encoding DUF4380 domain-containing protein, translating into MSHNTATPPAFVMQQGNDFVVEHGAIQLGLKPLIGGRVASLKYNGHELMKTQDPARNVLWGGVFWSSPQSDWGWPPIEAHDSKPYKVTVDADSLLFASQTDPRTGFKISKRFSVIPGSEALRFHYRIYNHSQETRSIAPWEITRLKPGGITLYPKGEEGYQSGIFYLLPVVERDGIVWQKYNMQNLQKDHHKLMADGSEGWLAYVNEGYLIIKQFEDVPVAKTAPGEGEIELFVGAERSSMELQQQGPLTSLKAGEYLEWDVVWHVHKVPEGIPLKEGSEALVSYIRDQVAKTALKP; encoded by the coding sequence GTGTCGCACAACACGGCTACCCCGCCTGCGTTCGTGATGCAGCAAGGTAATGATTTTGTTGTTGAGCACGGTGCTATCCAGCTTGGTTTGAAGCCGTTGATCGGCGGACGTGTGGCGTCGCTCAAATACAACGGCCACGAATTAATGAAAACCCAGGACCCGGCCCGCAATGTTTTGTGGGGCGGCGTATTCTGGAGTAGCCCGCAAAGTGATTGGGGCTGGCCACCCATCGAAGCACACGACAGCAAACCCTATAAAGTTACAGTAGATGCCGACTCGCTGCTCTTCGCCAGCCAGACAGACCCCCGTACCGGTTTCAAAATCAGCAAGCGTTTCAGTGTTATTCCCGGCTCCGAAGCCCTGCGGTTTCACTACCGCATTTACAACCACTCCCAGGAAACCCGCTCAATAGCCCCGTGGGAAATCACCCGTCTCAAGCCCGGTGGTATTACGCTTTACCCGAAAGGCGAAGAGGGTTACCAGAGCGGTATCTTCTATTTATTGCCGGTGGTTGAGCGTGATGGCATCGTCTGGCAAAAGTACAACATGCAAAACCTGCAAAAAGACCATCACAAATTGATGGCCGATGGCAGCGAAGGTTGGCTGGCCTACGTCAATGAAGGCTATCTGATCATCAAGCAATTCGAGGATGTTCCGGTTGCCAAAACCGCGCCAGGCGAAGGCGAAATTGAATTATTCGTCGGTGCTGAGCGAAGCTCAATGGAGTTGCAACAACAGGGCCCATTAACCTCGCTGAAAGCAGGGGAATATCTGGAGTGGGATGTCGTCTGGCACGTTCACAAAGTGCCCGAAGGGATACCGCTCAAAGAGGGTAGCGAAGCGCTGGTCAGTTACATCCGCGACCAGGTTGCCAAAACAGCATTGAAACCCTGA
- a CDS encoding M18 family aminopeptidase: MSASHTSVASFNQQLLQFLESSPTAYHATGSLLAILLDAGFERLYEGDAWQLQPGKRYVLTRNDSSLIAFVYGAGNLTEQGIRMVGAHTDSPCLKVKPRPELLRMGYAQLGVEVYGGALLAPWFDRDLSMAGKVSFRNRSGKLQHALINVKKPVVTIPSLAIHLDRGVNDNRSINAQRDIVPLWLQLPEGEDKAPAFRQQLLQQLQQEYPEVDAEEILDYEISLYDTQPPAIVGQREQFIASARLDNLLSCFIGLQALLQADGSQSTLLICTDHEEVGSASCCGAKGPLLQNFLERLLPENETRTRVIEQSMMISADNAHGIHPNFPDRHDENHGPLLNRGPVIKINANQRYASTSDGSALFRLLCQQVDVPVQNFVARTDMGCGSTIGPVIASEVGVRTLDVGVPTFAMHSIRELAGTQDGWYLYRVMGAFYAYSGSLTSQLLGEQR; the protein is encoded by the coding sequence ATGTCTGCATCCCATACTTCTGTAGCGTCTTTTAACCAGCAGTTGCTTCAATTTCTTGAGAGTTCTCCCACCGCGTATCACGCTACCGGTTCTCTGTTGGCCATTTTGCTGGATGCCGGTTTTGAGCGTTTATACGAAGGCGATGCCTGGCAACTGCAGCCAGGCAAGCGCTATGTGCTTACACGTAACGACTCGTCGCTGATTGCTTTCGTCTATGGCGCAGGTAATTTGACAGAGCAGGGCATTCGCATGGTCGGTGCGCACACGGACAGCCCCTGTTTGAAAGTTAAACCGCGCCCCGAGTTGTTAAGAATGGGTTACGCGCAACTGGGTGTGGAAGTGTATGGCGGCGCGCTGCTGGCGCCCTGGTTTGACCGCGATTTATCCATGGCAGGCAAGGTTTCTTTTCGCAATCGCAGCGGCAAATTGCAGCACGCCTTGATCAATGTAAAAAAGCCGGTAGTAACGATTCCCAGCCTCGCGATACACCTGGACCGCGGTGTCAATGACAATCGCAGTATTAACGCCCAGCGCGATATCGTTCCTTTATGGCTGCAACTGCCGGAAGGTGAAGACAAAGCGCCGGCTTTTCGTCAGCAGCTATTGCAACAACTGCAGCAGGAATATCCGGAGGTGGATGCCGAGGAAATTCTCGATTATGAAATCAGCCTCTACGACACCCAGCCGCCAGCAATAGTCGGGCAGCGGGAGCAATTTATTGCCAGTGCGCGACTGGACAACCTGCTAAGTTGTTTTATCGGTTTGCAAGCCCTGTTGCAGGCCGACGGCAGCCAATCGACCTTATTGATTTGTACCGATCACGAAGAGGTGGGCAGTGCCTCCTGCTGTGGCGCCAAAGGTCCGTTGCTGCAAAATTTTCTGGAGCGTTTGCTGCCGGAGAATGAAACCCGCACCCGGGTCATCGAGCAGTCGATGATGATCTCTGCTGACAATGCTCATGGCATTCACCCGAACTTTCCCGATCGTCACGATGAAAACCACGGCCCGTTACTCAATCGCGGCCCGGTTATCAAAATCAACGCTAACCAGCGCTACGCCAGCACCAGTGATGGCAGCGCCTTGTTTCGCTTGTTGTGTCAGCAAGTGGATGTGCCGGTGCAGAATTTTGTGGCTCGCACCGACATGGGCTGCGGCAGCACAATCGGCCCGGTCATCGCCTCCGAAGTGGGTGTGCGCACCCTGGATGTGGGCGTGCCCACCTTTGCCATGCACTCCATTCGGGAGCTGGCTGGCACTCAGGATGGCTGGTACCTCTACCGGGTCATGGGCGCGTTTTACGCCTATAGCGGCTCGCTGACCAGCCAATTACTGGGCGAACAACGCTAA
- the tsaB gene encoding tRNA (adenosine(37)-N6)-threonylcarbamoyltransferase complex dimerization subunit type 1 TsaB, whose protein sequence is MSLILALDSSSDACSVALNDNGKLTSLFEHAAKSHTQRLLPMVDEVLATTGYQLSDLDAIAFGRGPGSFTGLRICLGIVQGLAFGANLPVIPVSTLESMAYAWFAGQGSSSAGKPLLVALDARMNEVYWSLYQYKSGSCEPQALVPEAVMSPADVVQQVQALNLAALSAIGPGWHYPELAVLPAGNPSLTCLPDAAAMAVLAAEKFRRGEQLPVMEAEPVYLRNEVSWQKRQRIRQ, encoded by the coding sequence ATGTCTCTGATTCTCGCTCTCGATTCGTCTTCTGATGCCTGTTCCGTTGCTTTAAATGACAACGGCAAGCTTACCTCCCTGTTTGAGCACGCCGCCAAAAGCCATACCCAACGGCTGTTGCCGATGGTAGACGAAGTGCTGGCCACTACCGGTTATCAGCTGTCTGACCTTGACGCGATTGCCTTTGGCCGTGGCCCTGGCTCTTTTACCGGTTTGCGAATTTGCCTGGGCATTGTTCAGGGACTGGCGTTTGGAGCCAATTTGCCCGTTATCCCGGTATCAACACTGGAAAGCATGGCCTACGCCTGGTTTGCCGGGCAGGGCAGTAGCAGCGCTGGCAAGCCATTGCTGGTTGCCCTGGATGCCCGCATGAATGAGGTTTACTGGTCGCTGTATCAATACAAATCGGGCAGCTGTGAGCCGCAAGCACTGGTTCCGGAAGCGGTAATGTCGCCAGCGGATGTTGTTCAACAGGTTCAGGCCTTGAACCTTGCGGCGCTGTCAGCTATCGGGCCGGGTTGGCACTATCCGGAGTTGGCCGTATTACCGGCAGGCAACCCTTCGTTAACCTGTCTTCCCGATGCCGCTGCCATGGCGGTACTGGCCGCTGAAAAATTTCGTCGCGGTGAACAGCTGCCGGTGATGGAAGCCGAACCCGTCTATTTACGCAATGAAGTGTCCTGGCAAAAACGCCAGCGTATCCGCCAATAA
- a CDS encoding 3-deoxy-7-phosphoheptulonate synthase — protein MTDAQVDDLNVVSQELLISPDALKTALPLTETARKVVTEGRETVRNILDRKDPRIFVVIGPCSIHDVDAAKDYAGRLKKLAEEVSDTIYVIMRVYFEKPRTTVGWKGLINDPYLNDSFKIQEGLHIGRKLLIDIAELGLPTATEALDPISPQYLQDLISWSAIGARTTESQTHREMASGLSSAVGFKNGTDGGLTVAINALQSVSKPHRFLGINTAGQVSIVHTRGNAYGHVVLRGGNGKPNYDSVSVALCEQELQKAKLIPNIMVDCSHANSNKNHELQTLVMENVANQIQEGNKSIVGLMVESNIGAGSQSIPADLSQLKYGVSVTDACIDWETTERTLRKMRDTIKNSLGNRTFD, from the coding sequence ATGACTGATGCTCAAGTAGACGATCTGAACGTGGTTTCCCAGGAGTTGCTTATCTCTCCTGACGCGTTGAAAACAGCGCTGCCCCTGACAGAAACCGCCCGCAAGGTAGTAACTGAAGGTCGCGAAACCGTACGCAATATTCTTGATCGCAAGGATCCACGCATTTTTGTGGTGATTGGCCCTTGCTCCATCCACGACGTGGATGCAGCCAAAGATTATGCCGGGCGACTGAAGAAACTGGCGGAAGAAGTCAGCGATACCATCTACGTCATTATGCGCGTTTACTTTGAAAAGCCACGCACCACGGTTGGCTGGAAAGGCCTGATCAACGACCCCTACCTGAACGATTCTTTCAAGATTCAGGAAGGCTTGCACATTGGTCGTAAATTGCTCATTGATATCGCCGAGCTGGGCTTGCCTACGGCAACCGAAGCGTTGGATCCGATTTCTCCGCAATACCTGCAGGATTTAATCAGCTGGTCTGCCATTGGCGCACGCACTACCGAGTCGCAAACCCACCGCGAAATGGCCAGTGGCCTTTCATCGGCGGTCGGCTTCAAAAATGGTACCGACGGCGGTTTGACCGTAGCCATCAACGCGTTGCAGTCTGTATCCAAGCCACACCGCTTTCTGGGTATTAACACCGCTGGCCAGGTTTCTATTGTTCATACCCGCGGCAACGCTTATGGCCACGTGGTATTGCGCGGTGGTAACGGCAAGCCGAACTACGACTCGGTGAGCGTAGCGCTGTGTGAGCAGGAGCTGCAAAAGGCGAAGCTGATTCCTAACATCATGGTCGATTGCAGCCACGCCAACTCCAACAAAAATCATGAGCTGCAAACGCTGGTGATGGAAAACGTGGCGAATCAGATTCAGGAAGGCAACAAGTCTATTGTTGGCCTGATGGTAGAAAGCAACATCGGTGCTGGCAGCCAGAGCATTCCTGCTGACCTGTCGCAACTGAAATACGGCGTATCGGTAACCGATGCCTGTATCGACTGGGAAACCACCGAGCGCACCCTGCGCAAGATGCGCGATACCATCAAAAACAGCCTGGGCAACCGCACCTTTGATTGA
- the lysS gene encoding lysine--tRNA ligase codes for MSIMSNETSLTQDENKLIAERRSKLAAIREKGNAFPNDFRRADKSIDLQNAFGEKTKEELEALGHQVSVAGRIMAKRGPFLVLQDGVGSIQLYADKAAQEVIRDSWGLWDIGDIVGVTGALHKSGKGDLYVNLEQFQLLTKSLRPLPDKYHGLSDQEIRYRQRYVDLIVNPEVRDTFRMRSKCINFIRQYMIDHDFMEVETPMLHVIPGGASARPFVTHHNALDMEMYLRIAPELYLKRLVVGGFERVFEINRNFRNEGVSTRHNPEFTMMEFYQAYADYRDLMDLTEDLLRKLCIELTGNPVLKYQESEYDFGKPFVRLSMFDSILHYNQGVTAEQISSVEGATQVAERLGLKIKAGTPLGKIHTEIFEETVEHKLDQPTFITEYPTEVSPLARRNDNNPAVTDRFEFFIGGRELANGFSELNDAEDQAERFLDQVKAKDGGDDEAMYYDADFVRALEYGLPPTAGQGIGIDRLVMLFANAPSIRDVLLFPHMRPE; via the coding sequence GTGAGCATTATGAGCAACGAAACTTCTTTAACGCAGGATGAAAACAAATTAATCGCCGAGCGACGCAGCAAGCTGGCCGCGATTCGTGAAAAGGGAAACGCGTTTCCCAATGATTTTCGTCGTGCTGACAAGAGTATCGATTTGCAAAATGCCTTTGGTGAAAAAACCAAAGAAGAGCTGGAAGCGTTGGGTCATCAGGTCAGCGTTGCCGGCCGTATTATGGCTAAACGCGGTCCCTTCCTGGTATTGCAGGACGGTGTAGGCAGCATTCAGTTGTACGCAGACAAAGCCGCGCAGGAAGTGATTCGTGATAGTTGGGGTCTGTGGGATATCGGCGATATCGTCGGCGTAACCGGCGCGCTGCACAAATCCGGCAAAGGTGACTTGTACGTAAACCTTGAGCAATTCCAATTGCTGACCAAATCCCTGCGCCCGCTGCCGGACAAGTACCATGGTCTGAGTGACCAGGAAATTCGTTACCGTCAGCGTTATGTTGACCTGATTGTGAACCCGGAAGTGCGTGACACTTTCCGCATGCGCTCCAAATGCATCAACTTTATCCGTCAATACATGATTGATCATGACTTTATGGAAGTTGAAACCCCGATGCTGCACGTTATTCCTGGCGGTGCCTCGGCGCGTCCTTTCGTGACACACCACAATGCGCTGGATATGGAAATGTATCTGCGTATTGCGCCGGAATTGTATTTGAAGCGCCTGGTGGTTGGTGGTTTTGAGCGGGTGTTCGAAATTAACCGTAACTTCCGTAACGAAGGTGTTTCAACCCGTCACAACCCTGAATTCACCATGATGGAATTCTACCAGGCCTATGCCGATTACCGCGATTTGATGGATCTGACAGAAGATCTGTTGAGAAAGCTGTGTATCGAATTGACCGGCAACCCCGTATTGAAATATCAGGAAAGTGAATACGATTTCGGCAAGCCATTCGTGCGTCTTTCCATGTTTGATTCCATCCTGCATTACAACCAGGGCGTAACCGCTGAGCAAATCAGCAGCGTGGAAGGTGCTACCCAGGTTGCTGAGCGTCTTGGTCTGAAAATCAAAGCCGGCACGCCGCTGGGCAAAATCCACACCGAAATTTTTGAAGAAACTGTTGAGCACAAGCTGGATCAACCGACCTTCATTACCGAATACCCGACCGAAGTATCGCCGCTGGCGCGTCGTAATGACAACAACCCGGCAGTGACCGATCGCTTTGAGTTTTTCATCGGCGGCCGTGAGCTGGCTAACGGCTTCTCCGAGTTGAATGATGCGGAAGATCAGGCAGAGCGTTTCCTGGATCAGGTAAAAGCCAAAGACGGCGGTGACGACGAAGCCATGTATTACGATGCCGATTTTGTGCGCGCGCTGGAATACGGTTTGCCGCCAACCGCCGGGCAGGGCATTGGTATCGACCGTCTGGTGATGTTGTTTGCCAACGCGCCGTCTATTCGCGACGTGCTGTTGTTCCCGCACATGCGTCCGGAATAA
- the prfB gene encoding peptide chain release factor 2 (programmed frameshift): MEINPLLNTLKDLAERTRVLRGYLDYDVKKERLTEVELELAESNVWDNPERAQALGRERSLLEGVVKTIDDLVTGVADCGELLDMAVEENDQSSVDDVSAEIGRLEGQLEQLEFRRMFSGEMDANNAYLDIQSGSGGTEAQDWAEIVLRMYLRWGEAKGFKTVLEEVSEGDVAGIKSATIRYEGEYAFGWLRTETGVHRLVRKSPFDSGNRRHTSFCSVFVAPEIDDNIEIDINPSDLRIDTYRASGAGGQHINKTDSAVRITHLPTGIVVQCQNERSQHANRDKAYKMLRARMYEQEMLKRNAEKQVMEDNKADIGWGSQIRSYVLDDSRIKDLRTGVQTSNCQSVLDGALDQFIVESLKAGL; encoded by the exons ATGGAAATCAACCCGCTATTAAATACCCTGAAAGACCTCGCCGAGCGCACCCGTGTGCTTAGGGGGTATCTT GACTACGATGTCAAAAAAGAACGTTTGACAGAAGTAGAGCTGGAACTTGCCGAATCCAATGTCTGGGACAACCCGGAGCGTGCGCAGGCCCTGGGCCGTGAGCGTTCTTTATTGGAAGGCGTGGTAAAAACCATTGATGACCTGGTAACCGGCGTTGCCGACTGCGGCGAACTGCTGGATATGGCGGTTGAAGAAAACGACCAGTCCAGTGTTGATGATGTATCCGCTGAAATCGGTCGTCTTGAAGGCCAGCTGGAACAGCTGGAATTCCGCCGCATGTTTTCCGGTGAAATGGACGCCAACAACGCCTATCTGGATATTCAGTCGGGTTCCGGTGGTACTGAAGCCCAGGATTGGGCCGAAATCGTACTGCGCATGTATTTGCGCTGGGGTGAAGCCAAGGGTTTCAAAACCGTTCTCGAAGAAGTTTCCGAAGGTGACGTGGCCGGTATTAAAAGCGCCACTATCCGCTACGAAGGCGAATACGCCTTTGGCTGGTTGCGTACCGAAACCGGTGTGCACCGTCTGGTGCGCAAATCACCGTTTGACTCCGGCAACCGCCGTCATACCTCGTTCTGTTCGGTGTTTGTCGCCCCGGAAATTGATGACAACATTGAAATTGACATCAACCCGTCCGACTTGCGTATTGATACCTACCGCGCCAGCGGCGCCGGTGGTCAGCACATCAACAAAACCGACTCGGCGGTGCGGATTACCCACTTGCCGACCGGTATTGTCGTGCAGTGTCAAAACGAACGTTCCCAGCACGCCAACCGCGACAAAGCCTACAAGATGCTGCGGGCGCGGATGTATGAGCAGGAAATGCTCAAGCGCAATGCTGAAAAGCAAGTTATGGAAGACAACAAAGCCGATATTGGCTGGGGCAGCCAGATTCGCTCTTATGTGCTGGACGATTCCCGCATCAAGGATTTGCGTACCGGTGTGCAAACCAGTAACTGCCAGTCCGTGCTGGACGGCGCGCTGGATCAGTTTATCGTCGAGAGCCTCAAAGCAGGCCTGTAA
- a CDS encoding tryptophan--tRNA ligase, which produces MSKQRILTGITTTGTPHLGNYVGAIRPAIQMSQSANAESFFFLANFHALIKCHDPAQVDQSTREIAATWLALGLDTDNAVFYRQSDVPEIPQLSWILTCVAAKGLMNRAHAYKASVDANREAGEDPDYGVTMGLYSYPVLMAADILMFNATQVPVGKDQIQHIEMARDIAGRFNHIFGERFALPEAKVDDNVAVLQGLDGRKMSKSYGNTIPLFLPEKQLKKSINKIVTNLLEPGEAKDPDSSTVFQIWQAFATEQQTAEMRQAFLDGIAWGEAKKQLFELINGQIAEARERYNDLLSRPSDIEDILQAGAKKARAHSEPMLEAVREAVGIRTIK; this is translated from the coding sequence ATGAGCAAGCAACGGATTCTTACCGGCATTACCACCACAGGCACCCCGCACCTCGGCAACTATGTCGGCGCTATTCGCCCGGCCATTCAAATGAGCCAAAGCGCCAACGCCGAGTCATTCTTTTTTCTGGCCAATTTTCACGCGCTAATCAAATGTCACGACCCGGCACAGGTAGATCAATCCACCCGCGAAATCGCCGCCACCTGGCTGGCGCTGGGGCTGGATACCGACAACGCGGTTTTTTATCGCCAATCTGACGTACCGGAAATTCCCCAGCTCTCCTGGATTCTTACCTGCGTTGCCGCCAAAGGTTTAATGAACCGTGCCCACGCCTACAAAGCCTCCGTAGATGCCAACCGTGAAGCCGGTGAAGACCCGGATTACGGCGTGACCATGGGTTTATACAGCTACCCGGTGTTAATGGCCGCTGACATTCTCATGTTCAATGCCACCCAGGTACCTGTTGGCAAAGACCAGATTCAACACATCGAAATGGCACGGGATATTGCAGGGCGTTTCAACCATATTTTCGGCGAGCGTTTCGCGTTGCCGGAAGCAAAAGTGGATGACAATGTCGCGGTGCTGCAAGGTTTGGACGGCCGCAAAATGAGTAAGAGCTACGGCAACACCATCCCGTTATTTTTACCGGAAAAACAACTCAAAAAATCCATCAATAAAATTGTCACCAATTTATTGGAACCGGGAGAAGCGAAAGACCCGGACAGCTCAACGGTATTCCAAATCTGGCAAGCCTTTGCCACCGAACAACAAACCGCTGAAATGCGCCAGGCATTTCTCGATGGCATTGCCTGGGGCGAAGCCAAAAAACAATTATTTGAATTGATCAACGGACAAATCGCCGAAGCACGCGAGCGCTACAACGACTTGCTCTCCCGCCCCTCGGACATCGAAGACATATTGCAAGCCGGCGCTAAAAAAGCCAGAGCACACAGCGAACCCATGCTGGAAGCTGTGCGTGAAGCCGTGGGAATTCGCACCATCAAATAA
- a CDS encoding RluA family pseudouridine synthase has protein sequence MTDINKPIIANLHATHTGQTALDLLATTGLSKQRIKDAMNKGAVWWKRKQKTLRLRRATQPLDEGTLVQIFYDAQVLARAPEAPVLLAMHKTYSVWYKPHGLLSQGSQWGDHCSLLRYAELQPPRRPCFLVHRLDGDAAGLMLIAHTPAAAAQLSALFQSRDLDKQYQTRVEGQFPLQPALVTLDQPIDGKVAITRVSPFNYDPTGQTTLLLVKIETGRKHQIRKHLSQAGFPIVGDRLYGSNIKSDLQLLAWRLAFQCPETRRPVVYQLPSELQYFVADQARFV, from the coding sequence ATGACCGACATCAATAAACCGATCATTGCCAATTTACACGCAACGCACACCGGGCAAACAGCGCTGGACTTGCTGGCGACTACCGGCCTTTCCAAACAACGTATTAAAGACGCCATGAATAAAGGCGCCGTGTGGTGGAAGCGCAAACAAAAAACCTTGCGGCTGCGTCGCGCTACGCAACCTCTGGATGAAGGCACTCTGGTACAAATTTTTTACGACGCCCAGGTATTGGCACGCGCACCGGAAGCACCGGTATTACTTGCCATGCACAAAACCTACAGCGTTTGGTACAAACCGCACGGGCTGCTTTCACAAGGTTCGCAATGGGGCGACCATTGCAGCCTGTTGCGTTACGCCGAATTGCAACCGCCGCGTCGGCCCTGTTTCCTGGTGCACCGTCTCGATGGCGATGCCGCCGGTTTGATGTTGATTGCGCACACGCCTGCGGCGGCGGCACAACTTTCTGCGCTGTTTCAATCGCGCGATCTGGATAAGCAATACCAGACCCGTGTCGAGGGCCAATTTCCTCTTCAACCGGCGCTGGTCACACTGGACCAACCGATTGACGGCAAGGTCGCGATTACCCGCGTGTCGCCGTTTAATTACGACCCAACGGGGCAAACCACCCTGCTGCTGGTAAAAATTGAAACGGGCCGCAAGCACCAGATTCGCAAACATTTATCCCAGGCGGGTTTTCCCATTGTGGGTGACCGCTTGTACGGCAGCAACATTAAAAGCGATCTGCAACTGCTGGCCTGGCGACTGGCGTTTCAGTGCCCGGAAACTCGCCGACCGGTGGTCTACCAGCTTCCTTCCGAACTGCAATATTTTGTGGCTGATCAAGCCCGCTTTGTGTGA
- the trxA gene encoding thioredoxin, translating to MQKIAEITLDNAQSLLIDESFNRLVVVDFWADWCAPCKALMPILEKLANEYQGAFLLAKVNADEQNMISGQFGVRSLPTVILIKDGQPIDGFAGAKSEVEVRELLQKYLPKAWEATLQEAEALISANDYQGALPLLRKVYEESSHMAGIACLLAQTLIELKRIDEAKALLDTIKFAERDALYEQVLAQLDLAQQAQKTPELAALEQAYAADPANLSLAYQLALQCHQESEHRQALSLLLDILKKERNFSEGGAKKSYMDILAALGKADPLAIEFQRKLFTLLY from the coding sequence ATGCAAAAAATCGCTGAAATTACCCTCGATAACGCACAGTCATTATTAATCGATGAATCTTTCAACCGCCTGGTGGTTGTCGATTTCTGGGCTGACTGGTGCGCGCCTTGCAAGGCGCTGATGCCGATTCTGGAAAAATTGGCTAATGAATATCAAGGCGCTTTTCTGTTGGCGAAGGTTAATGCCGATGAGCAAAACATGATCTCCGGCCAGTTCGGGGTGAGAAGTTTGCCAACCGTTATCCTGATAAAAGACGGTCAGCCGATTGATGGATTTGCCGGTGCAAAATCGGAAGTTGAGGTGCGGGAGCTGTTACAAAAATACCTGCCCAAAGCCTGGGAGGCCACCTTGCAAGAGGCAGAAGCGTTAATCTCTGCTAATGACTATCAGGGCGCTTTACCTTTATTACGAAAGGTTTACGAAGAATCTTCCCACATGGCGGGAATCGCCTGCCTGTTAGCGCAAACATTGATTGAGCTTAAGCGCATCGACGAAGCAAAAGCGCTGCTCGATACCATCAAATTTGCCGAGCGTGATGCCTTGTACGAACAGGTGCTGGCGCAACTGGATCTTGCACAGCAGGCGCAGAAAACACCCGAGCTTGCGGCTCTGGAGCAAGCTTATGCTGCCGATCCGGCCAATTTGTCGCTGGCTTATCAATTGGCGTTGCAGTGTCATCAGGAAAGTGAGCACCGCCAGGCGCTGTCGTTGTTGCTCGATATTTTGAAAAAAGAGCGCAATTTTTCCGAGGGCGGAGCGAAAAAAAGTTATATGGATATCCTTGCAGCGCTGGGTAAAGCAGACCCTTTGGCCATTGAATTTCAACGTAAATTATTTACATTGCTTTACTAG
- a CDS encoding YaeQ family protein, translating into MAEKATIYKANITLSDTDRHYYDDLNLTLALHPSETFERMVVRLLAFCFNATARPVFNKGLSSPEEPELWCKSDDGRILNWIEVGQPSVDRLKKASSQSVAVEVFAYGRGMDIWWQQQRDAISAMPKVTMHYFAAEELQALVALVEKNMQWAVTISESLVYVSSGDATVSISLLEMP; encoded by the coding sequence GTGGCCGAAAAAGCGACCATTTATAAAGCGAATATTACGCTCTCCGATACGGATCGGCACTATTATGACGATTTGAATCTCACCCTGGCCTTGCACCCCTCGGAAACCTTCGAGCGGATGGTGGTGCGTTTGCTGGCGTTTTGTTTTAACGCAACGGCACGACCGGTATTTAATAAGGGGTTGTCATCCCCGGAAGAGCCGGAATTGTGGTGCAAGTCCGATGATGGCCGCATCCTTAACTGGATCGAAGTAGGGCAACCGTCGGTAGATCGCCTGAAAAAAGCCTCCAGCCAATCGGTGGCGGTAGAAGTGTTTGCCTATGGCCGTGGTATGGATATCTGGTGGCAGCAACAACGCGATGCCATTTCGGCCATGCCCAAAGTCACCATGCATTATTTCGCTGCTGAAGAATTGCAAGCGCTGGTGGCGCTGGTAGAAAAAAACATGCAATGGGCGGTTACCATTTCCGAGTCGCTGGTGTACGTATCTTCCGGAGACGCTACGGTGAGTATTTCACTGCTGGAAATGCCCTGA